In the genome of Nitrospira japonica, one region contains:
- a CDS encoding ATP-dependent helicase, translating to MNRNITPYILKRTADDTTPRKLSIDYAAALNPQQLAAVTAGDGPSLVIAGAGSGKTRTLVYRVAYLIDSGIDPSHILLLTFTRKSAQEMLDRAGELIGSRSERVCGGTFHSVANMLLRRYGRTIGVEPGFTILDRGDAEDLIALVRSQLGLNEKDKRFPRKGTIAEIFSKAENTLRSLDDILLEEFSHFADHLDALGQLQRGYQAAKRQRQLADYDDLLVLLRRLLTEDPHAQESISSLYRYILVDEYQDTNRLQADVIRKLASTHQNVTVVGDDSQSIYAFRGATFKNIMEFPALFPGATIYKLEENYRSTQPILNLANCIIEEAAEKYSKRLFTRKLDGPLPTLAEAAGENAQSRFVAQKILELREEGVPLGEVAVLFRSSFHSFDLEIELSRRGLPFVKRGGVKFIETAHVKDLLAHLRVVANPLDAVSWHRVLMLVEGVGPKKAQDLLASLVKSDAPYRVLRDVGGRSGQGLKNLAHTLESLAGSADLGTAEQVNHIYEYYLPILKEQYDDYPKRTRDLDHLHTIAEGYAEVGQFLADLALEPPDGSAVDVEAPDRDDERMVLSTIHSAKGLEWQCVFVIWIVDGKFPSLYSFVADEDLEEERRLFYVAVTRAKRHLYLTYPINVFDKSSGMLLSKPTRFLDHVSPAMFEQLALIEEGGHSDWRRYRDDSY from the coding sequence ATGAATCGAAACATTACCCCTTACATCTTGAAGCGGACTGCGGACGACACCACCCCGCGCAAGCTGTCGATCGATTATGCGGCGGCGCTGAATCCTCAGCAATTGGCCGCGGTGACGGCCGGCGACGGTCCGTCGCTGGTGATTGCCGGGGCGGGAAGCGGCAAAACCCGTACGCTGGTCTATCGCGTGGCATATCTGATTGATTCGGGTATTGACCCCTCGCATATTTTGCTGCTTACGTTTACGAGAAAATCGGCGCAAGAAATGCTCGATCGAGCCGGAGAATTGATCGGCTCGCGCAGCGAACGCGTGTGCGGCGGCACGTTTCACTCGGTCGCGAACATGCTGTTGCGCCGCTACGGCCGAACCATCGGAGTGGAACCGGGATTCACCATTCTGGATCGCGGGGATGCGGAGGACTTGATTGCGCTCGTGCGGTCGCAGTTGGGGCTCAACGAAAAGGACAAGCGATTCCCCCGGAAGGGGACGATCGCCGAAATTTTCAGCAAGGCCGAAAATACGCTGCGGAGCCTGGACGACATCCTATTGGAAGAATTCAGTCATTTCGCCGACCATCTTGACGCGCTTGGACAGTTGCAGAGGGGGTATCAGGCTGCGAAACGGCAACGGCAGCTCGCGGACTATGACGATCTGTTGGTTCTGCTGCGGCGACTGTTGACCGAAGACCCGCATGCGCAGGAGTCGATCTCCAGCCTGTATCGGTACATCCTCGTCGACGAATATCAGGATACCAACCGCCTGCAGGCCGACGTGATCCGCAAACTGGCCTCGACGCATCAGAACGTAACGGTGGTGGGAGATGACAGTCAGTCGATCTATGCGTTTCGGGGCGCGACATTCAAGAACATTATGGAGTTCCCCGCGCTCTTTCCAGGCGCGACGATCTACAAGCTGGAAGAAAACTACCGCAGTACTCAGCCGATCTTGAATCTTGCCAACTGCATCATCGAAGAGGCGGCCGAAAAATACAGTAAGCGCCTGTTCACGCGCAAGCTGGACGGGCCGCTGCCGACCTTGGCGGAGGCCGCGGGTGAGAATGCCCAGTCCCGCTTCGTCGCGCAGAAAATCCTTGAGCTTCGCGAGGAAGGGGTGCCGCTCGGCGAAGTTGCGGTGCTGTTCCGGTCGAGCTTCCATTCTTTTGATCTGGAGATCGAGCTCTCCCGCCGCGGCCTGCCGTTCGTCAAGCGCGGCGGCGTCAAGTTCATCGAAACGGCGCATGTGAAGGATCTGTTGGCGCATCTGCGCGTGGTCGCCAATCCGCTCGACGCGGTCAGCTGGCACAGGGTGCTGATGTTGGTCGAAGGCGTCGGTCCGAAGAAGGCGCAGGATCTGTTGGCATCGTTGGTCAAATCGGATGCGCCCTATCGGGTCTTGAGGGACGTAGGCGGGAGATCGGGCCAAGGGCTGAAGAATCTGGCCCATACGCTCGAAAGTCTGGCCGGTTCGGCCGATCTGGGGACGGCCGAGCAGGTAAATCACATTTATGAGTATTACTTGCCGATCCTCAAAGAACAGTACGACGACTATCCCAAGCGGACCAGGGACCTGGATCACCTGCATACCATCGCAGAGGGATATGCCGAAGTCGGCCAGTTTCTCGCCGACCTTGCATTGGAGCCTCCGGACGGGAGCGCGGTGGATGTGGAAGCGCCGGACCGGGACGATGAGCGGATGGTCCTGTCCACAATCCATTCGGCCAAGGGATTGGAATGGCAATGTGTATTCGTCATTTGGATCGTCGATGGGAAATTCCCGTCGCTCTATTCGTTCGTCGCAGATGAAGATTTGGAGGAGGAGCGCCGCCTGTTCTATGTTGCGGTCACCCGAGCGAAGCGGCATCTATATCTCACCTATCCGATCAATGTTTTCGATAAGAGCAGCGGCATGCTGCTTTCGAAACCGACGCGGTTTCTCGACCATGTCTCCCCGGCCATGTTCGAGCAGTTGGCTCTCATCGAAGAGGGAGGGCATTCCGACTGGCGCCGCTATCGGGACGATTCCTACTGA
- the tuf gene encoding elongation factor Tu, protein MAKAKYERKKPHVNIGTIGHVDHGKTTLTAALTKVCADKGMAKFISYDEVAKASESQGRRDATKIMTIAISHVEYETDKRHYAHVDCPGHADYVKNMITGAAQMDGAILVVSAADGPMPQTREHILLARQVGVPYIVVFLNKADKVDDKELLDLVELEVRELLSKYDFPGDKTPIVQGSALKAMEGDGGPLGVPAIMKLLDAVDTYIPTPQRPIDKPFLMPVEDVFTISGRGTVVTGRCERGIVKVGDEIEIVGLRPTQNTVVTGVEMFRKVLDEGQAGDNIGVLLRGTKKEDVERGMVLAKLKTVTPHTKFKAEIYVLTKEEGGRHTPFFNGYRPQFYFRTTDVTGIVSLNPGVEMVMPGDNVSVTAELISPIAMDQGLRFAVREGGKTVGSGVVTEILA, encoded by the coding sequence ATGGCGAAGGCGAAATACGAGCGGAAGAAGCCGCATGTGAACATCGGGACGATTGGGCACGTGGATCACGGGAAGACGACGTTGACGGCGGCGTTGACGAAAGTGTGTGCGGATAAAGGGATGGCGAAGTTCATTAGCTACGACGAAGTGGCGAAGGCCTCGGAGAGCCAGGGGCGCCGGGACGCGACGAAGATCATGACGATTGCGATCAGCCACGTGGAGTACGAGACGGACAAGCGGCACTATGCGCACGTGGACTGTCCGGGCCACGCGGATTATGTGAAGAACATGATCACGGGGGCGGCGCAGATGGACGGGGCGATCCTGGTCGTGAGCGCGGCGGACGGGCCGATGCCGCAGACGCGGGAGCATATTTTGTTGGCGCGCCAGGTGGGGGTGCCCTACATCGTGGTGTTTTTGAACAAGGCGGATAAGGTCGACGACAAGGAATTGCTGGACCTGGTGGAATTGGAAGTGCGGGAGTTGCTGTCGAAGTATGACTTCCCGGGGGACAAGACGCCGATCGTCCAGGGCAGTGCGCTGAAGGCGATGGAAGGGGACGGAGGCCCGCTGGGGGTGCCGGCGATCATGAAGTTGTTGGACGCGGTGGATACGTATATTCCGACGCCGCAGCGGCCGATCGACAAGCCGTTTTTGATGCCGGTGGAAGACGTGTTCACGATCAGCGGACGCGGGACGGTGGTGACGGGGCGGTGTGAGCGGGGGATCGTGAAAGTGGGCGATGAAATTGAGATCGTGGGCTTGCGGCCGACGCAGAACACGGTGGTGACGGGGGTGGAGATGTTCCGCAAGGTGCTCGACGAGGGGCAGGCGGGCGACAACATCGGGGTGTTGCTGCGGGGCACGAAGAAGGAAGATGTGGAGCGGGGGATGGTCTTGGCCAAGCTGAAGACCGTCACACCGCATACGAAGTTCAAGGCGGAGATTTATGTGCTGACGAAGGAAGAGGGCGGGCGGCATACGCCGTTTTTCAACGGGTATCGGCCGCAGTTCTACTTCCGGACGACGGATGTGACGGGGATTGTGTCGTTGAATCCCGGGGTGGAGATGGTGATGCCGGGGGACAACGTGAGCGTGACGGCCGAGTTGATCAGCCCGATTGCGATGGATCAGGGGTTGCGCTTCGCCGTGCGCGAGGGCGGCAAGACCGTCGGCTCCGGCGTCGTCACCGAAATCCTGGCGTAA
- the rpmG gene encoding 50S ribosomal protein L33 — MREIIDLACTTCKQRNYSTNKNKKNDPDRLERNKFCKFCRKHTPHKEVK, encoded by the coding sequence ATGCGAGAGATTATCGACTTGGCTTGTACCACCTGCAAACAGCGGAACTATTCGACCAACAAGAACAAGAAGAACGATCCTGACCGGTTGGAGCGAAATAAGTTCTGCAAGTTCTGCCGGAAACATACGCCCCATAAGGAAGTGAAATAG
- the secE gene encoding preprotein translocase subunit SecE, whose translation MFKRMIESVKTFLTDVRTELKKVSFPTRAETIGSTTVVIVFCVLMSLYLSVIDSFLVWLVGKIL comes from the coding sequence ATGTTTAAACGGATGATCGAATCGGTCAAGACATTTTTGACCGATGTGCGCACCGAGCTCAAGAAGGTGTCATTTCCCACCCGTGCCGAGACAATTGGATCGACCACCGTGGTGATCGTCTTTTGTGTGCTGATGTCTCTGTATCTCTCGGTGATCGATTCGTTTTTGGTGTGGTTAGTCGGAAAAATTCTTTAG
- the nusG gene encoding transcription termination/antitermination protein NusG: MGKNWYVIHTYAGFEQRVKTSLLERANQMSLAEHLGQVLVPTEDVIEIKDGKRRTSRRKFFPGYVLVELETPLTDETLQMIKETPKVTGFVGGGAQPTPLTGEEVAELLKQVDAGNAGPREQVKFIKSDNVRIVDGPFMGFNGMVDEVDQDHNRLKVMVSIFGRSTPVELGFLQVERI; the protein is encoded by the coding sequence ATGGGAAAAAACTGGTATGTCATCCACACCTATGCGGGCTTTGAGCAGCGGGTCAAGACCAGCTTGCTTGAGCGGGCCAACCAAATGAGTCTGGCCGAGCACCTGGGGCAGGTGCTGGTGCCCACCGAGGATGTGATCGAAATCAAGGACGGAAAGCGCCGGACCTCGCGCCGGAAGTTTTTCCCCGGTTACGTGCTGGTCGAGCTCGAGACTCCGTTGACGGACGAGACCCTTCAGATGATCAAGGAAACTCCGAAGGTGACCGGATTCGTTGGGGGAGGGGCTCAGCCGACGCCGCTGACCGGTGAAGAAGTCGCGGAATTGCTGAAGCAGGTCGATGCGGGAAATGCGGGACCTCGCGAGCAGGTGAAGTTTATCAAGAGCGACAATGTTCGGATCGTCGACGGTCCGTTCATGGGATTCAACGGCATGGTCGACGAGGTCGATCAGGATCACAACCGGCTCAAGGTCATGGTGAGTATTTTTGGAAGGTCGACCCCGGTCGAATTGGGATTTTTGCAGGTGGAACGGATTTGA
- the rplK gene encoding 50S ribosomal protein L11 translates to MAKEISAQIKLQIPAGKANPAPPVGPSLGQHGVNIMEFCKQFNAKTQKEGDSIIPVVITVYKDRTFTFIMKTPPASDLLKKAAGIIKGSGVPQKDKVGKITRKQLNEIAQKKLADLNAADLEGAVKIIEGTARSMGVVIQG, encoded by the coding sequence ATGGCAAAGGAAATCAGCGCACAAATCAAATTGCAGATTCCTGCGGGAAAGGCCAATCCGGCGCCTCCCGTCGGGCCGTCGCTTGGTCAACACGGCGTCAACATCATGGAGTTCTGCAAGCAATTCAACGCGAAGACCCAGAAGGAAGGTGACAGCATCATTCCGGTGGTGATCACCGTCTATAAGGACCGGACCTTTACCTTCATCATGAAGACACCGCCGGCTTCAGACTTGCTGAAGAAGGCCGCCGGTATCATCAAGGGGTCCGGTGTGCCCCAGAAGGACAAGGTCGGAAAGATCACCAGAAAACAGCTGAACGAAATCGCCCAGAAGAAGCTGGCGGATTTAAACGCCGCCGACTTGGAGGGAGCCGTCAAGATCATCGAAGGCACGGCCCGCAGCATGGGCGTGGTCATCCAAGGCTAA
- the rplA gene encoding 50S ribosomal protein L1, with protein sequence MGKKMKAALDKVEPRQYALREAVGVVKGTAYAKFDESVDLAIRLGVDPKRSDQMVRGTTSLPHGTGKKMRVLVFAKGEKEQEARQAGADFVGSDDLMEKIKGGWMEFDSAIATPDLMAAVGKLGKVLGPRGLMPNPKTGTVTFEVGKAVGEIRKGRVEYKVEKAGIVQVPVGKVSFNADQLYDNASAVLEAVVKARPASCKGRYLKSVTISSTMGPGVKLDAAAIAKQWS encoded by the coding sequence ATGGGAAAGAAAATGAAAGCTGCGCTCGACAAGGTCGAGCCGCGCCAATACGCGCTGCGCGAGGCCGTGGGTGTAGTGAAGGGCACCGCCTATGCCAAGTTCGATGAATCCGTCGATCTGGCCATCCGTCTTGGCGTTGATCCGAAGCGTTCCGACCAGATGGTTCGGGGGACCACATCGCTCCCGCATGGCACGGGAAAGAAGATGCGCGTCCTGGTCTTCGCCAAGGGAGAGAAGGAGCAGGAAGCGCGTCAGGCTGGCGCGGATTTTGTGGGTTCCGATGATCTGATGGAGAAGATCAAGGGCGGATGGATGGAGTTCGATTCCGCGATCGCGACGCCGGACCTGATGGCTGCTGTGGGAAAACTGGGTAAAGTCCTCGGTCCTCGCGGGCTCATGCCCAATCCCAAGACCGGGACGGTGACCTTTGAGGTCGGCAAGGCTGTCGGAGAAATCCGAAAAGGGCGGGTCGAGTATAAGGTTGAGAAGGCCGGTATCGTGCAGGTTCCCGTGGGCAAAGTCTCTTTTAACGCCGACCAGCTGTATGACAATGCGTCAGCCGTGCTGGAAGCGGTGGTCAAGGCGCGACCGGCTTCATGCAAGGGCCGCTATCTGAAAAGCGTGACCATTTCGAGCACGATGGGGCCAGGGGTCAAGCTCGACGCCGCGGCGATTGCCAAGCAGTGGAGCTAA
- the rplL gene encoding 50S ribosomal protein L7/L12, whose product MPATEGKLSQDELIKAIESMSVLDLAELVKGLESRFGVTAAAPVAMAAAPAAGGAAAAPAEEKTAFDVILASAPADKKIQIIKVVRELTSLGLKEAKDLVEGAPKPVKNGVTKEEADTMKKKLEESGAKVEVK is encoded by the coding sequence ATGCCAGCTACAGAGGGAAAGTTGTCGCAGGATGAATTGATCAAGGCGATCGAGAGCATGAGTGTGCTCGATCTGGCTGAATTGGTGAAGGGGCTGGAGAGCCGCTTCGGCGTCACCGCCGCGGCTCCGGTTGCCATGGCTGCGGCTCCCGCCGCAGGCGGTGCCGCCGCCGCTCCCGCTGAAGAGAAGACGGCATTCGATGTCATTCTGGCCTCTGCACCGGCCGACAAGAAGATCCAGATCATCAAGGTGGTGCGCGAGCTCACCAGCCTGGGCCTCAAGGAAGCCAAGGATCTCGTGGAAGGCGCTCCCAAGCCGGTCAAGAACGGCGTCACGAAGGAAGAAGCCGACACGATGAAGAAGAAGCTGGAAGAGAGCGGCGCGAAGGTCGAAGTCAAGTAA
- the rpoB gene encoding DNA-directed RNA polymerase subunit beta produces MSETTLQEFVERKDFSRIRTSIDIPDLIEIQKRSYEEFLQFEAEAERRKDHGLQAALASVFPIPDYNNTAVLEFTSYTLGIPKYDERECLEQGMTFAVPLKLRVRLVVFDKEDKGPKKKVLDVREQEVYVGELPLMTERGTFIVNGTERVVVSQLHRSPGASFTHDKGRTHASGKVLYSARIIPYRGSWLDFEFDARDILYVRIDRRRKMPATILLKAFGYSGDDLLKMYYPVEEIRVVKGKLLRKLDPEIHQGLRCSVEISEKGGKEPLVREGTKLTKGVIAKLKAAGVKEIPLSPSELVGRAVLTELVDNKKNKLAEKNQRLTADMVERILETEIEDFKVIYFDTATTTPVILDTLEMERTGSKEEAMVEIYRRLRPGETPSVETARALFDNLFLNSKRYDLSPVGRLKLNKKLGLDLPLEQRTLTAQDIVEVIRYLVNLKMGKGEIDDIDHLGNRRVRSVGELLENQFRLGLVRMERSIKERMNLLDMETVLPHDLINAKPVVAAVKEFFSSSQLSQFMDQTNPLAEITHKRRLSALGPGGLTRERAGFEVRDVHPSHYSRICPIETPEGPNIGLITSLATYARINQFGFIEAPYRRVDKGRVTDQIEFLSAIEGDKYVIAQANSKVDGGGRLVSETVSARSAGDFVTATPDKIEYMDVSPKQVVSVATALVPFLEHDDANRALMGSNMQRQAVPLLKAEAPLVGTGMEAVVARDSGYVVQARRSGVVESVDATRVVVRADAKEGRKRNDSGLDVYDMIKFQRSNQNTCITQTPVVRIGQPVKKGQVLADGPAIDQGELALGKNVLVAFMPWGGYNFEDAILLSEKLVREDAFTSIHIEEFEVEARDTKLGKEDITRDIPNVGEEALRNLDESGIIRIGAEVKPGDILVGKVTPKGETQLTPEEKLLRAIFGEKAGDVKDTSLTVPPGVEGIIVDVKIFSRKGLDKDERSKSIESEDAMKLQRDHHEELRIIDEEKTKKVRKLLLGKVVGRDLMDPESGDVILKKKGKLTAEILKRLPDDTVRYIILSDPDEQKELEDVERRAKEQIEILQTLYDEKVGRLKRGDELPPGVIKLVKVYISMKRKIQVGDKMAGRHGNKGVVSRVLPEEDMPYLPDGTPVEIVLNPLGVPSRMNVGQILETHLGWAARALGIKVASPVFDGASEKEIKDLLKKAKLPSSGQTVLMDGRTGEPFGSPVTVGYMYVLKLHHLVDDKIHARSIGPYSLVTQQPLGGKAQFGGQRLGEMEVWALQAYGAASTLQEFLTVKSDDVPGRSRMYEAVVKGEPFLEPGLPESFNVLVKELQSLGLDVELVKTQD; encoded by the coding sequence ATGTCCGAAACGACTCTACAAGAGTTCGTCGAGCGGAAAGACTTTTCCCGCATCCGTACGAGCATCGACATTCCGGATCTGATCGAGATCCAGAAGCGATCCTACGAAGAGTTTCTGCAGTTTGAGGCGGAAGCTGAACGGCGAAAAGATCATGGGCTCCAGGCCGCCCTGGCCAGCGTGTTTCCGATTCCGGATTACAACAACACGGCCGTCCTGGAGTTCACCAGTTACACGCTCGGGATACCAAAATACGATGAACGGGAATGCCTGGAGCAAGGTATGACCTTCGCCGTGCCGTTGAAGCTGCGCGTGCGGCTCGTCGTGTTTGACAAGGAAGACAAGGGACCCAAGAAGAAAGTCTTGGACGTACGCGAGCAGGAAGTCTACGTGGGCGAGCTTCCGCTCATGACGGAACGAGGCACGTTTATCGTCAACGGGACCGAGCGTGTCGTCGTCAGCCAGTTGCACCGATCGCCCGGCGCCTCGTTTACCCACGACAAAGGCCGGACCCATGCCAGCGGAAAGGTGCTGTACTCGGCCCGGATCATTCCCTATCGCGGCTCATGGCTCGACTTCGAATTCGACGCGCGCGACATCCTTTACGTACGCATTGACCGCCGCCGCAAGATGCCGGCCACCATTCTGCTCAAAGCCTTCGGCTACTCCGGCGATGACTTGCTGAAGATGTACTACCCGGTGGAGGAGATCAGGGTGGTGAAGGGCAAGTTGTTGCGGAAGCTCGATCCCGAGATCCATCAAGGGCTTCGCTGCTCGGTGGAAATTTCCGAAAAGGGGGGGAAGGAACCGCTGGTCCGGGAAGGTACGAAGCTGACCAAGGGTGTGATCGCCAAGCTCAAGGCCGCCGGGGTGAAGGAAATCCCGCTCTCGCCTTCCGAACTGGTGGGTCGTGCGGTGCTCACGGAGTTGGTGGACAACAAGAAGAACAAGCTCGCGGAGAAGAATCAGCGGCTGACCGCCGACATGGTCGAACGTATCCTCGAAACCGAGATCGAAGACTTCAAAGTCATCTACTTCGACACCGCTACCACGACGCCGGTCATTCTCGATACGTTGGAAATGGAGCGAACGGGCTCGAAGGAAGAGGCGATGGTCGAAATCTATCGTCGGCTCCGTCCGGGTGAAACACCGTCTGTTGAGACGGCCCGCGCCCTGTTCGACAATTTGTTCCTGAATTCGAAACGGTACGACCTGTCGCCGGTCGGCCGATTGAAGCTCAACAAGAAACTCGGGCTCGACCTGCCGCTTGAGCAGCGCACGCTGACGGCGCAGGACATTGTCGAAGTCATCCGGTATCTGGTCAACCTCAAGATGGGCAAAGGTGAGATCGACGACATCGACCATTTGGGCAATCGGCGGGTCCGGTCGGTCGGCGAATTGCTGGAAAACCAGTTCAGGCTCGGATTGGTCCGCATGGAGCGCAGCATCAAGGAGCGCATGAACCTCCTGGATATGGAGACGGTGCTGCCGCATGACCTGATCAATGCCAAGCCGGTCGTCGCCGCGGTGAAGGAATTTTTCAGCAGTAGCCAGTTGTCGCAGTTCATGGATCAGACGAATCCGCTGGCGGAGATCACCCACAAGCGGCGTCTGTCGGCATTGGGTCCCGGCGGTTTGACGCGGGAGCGGGCAGGCTTCGAGGTTCGAGACGTGCACCCGTCGCACTACAGCCGTATCTGTCCAATTGAAACCCCGGAAGGGCCGAACATCGGTTTGATCACCTCGCTGGCCACGTATGCGAGGATCAATCAATTCGGGTTTATCGAAGCTCCATATCGGAGGGTCGACAAAGGCCGCGTCACCGACCAGATCGAGTTTCTGTCGGCCATCGAGGGTGACAAGTACGTCATCGCTCAGGCCAATTCGAAGGTGGACGGTGGAGGTCGGTTGGTTTCCGAAACGGTGTCCGCCCGATCAGCGGGGGATTTCGTCACGGCCACTCCCGATAAGATCGAGTACATGGACGTCTCGCCCAAACAGGTGGTCAGCGTGGCGACCGCCCTCGTCCCGTTTCTCGAGCATGACGATGCGAACCGCGCCTTGATGGGTTCCAACATGCAGCGCCAAGCCGTGCCGTTGTTGAAGGCGGAAGCGCCGCTGGTGGGAACCGGTATGGAAGCCGTGGTGGCGCGTGATTCGGGCTATGTGGTGCAAGCCCGGCGGTCCGGTGTCGTCGAAAGCGTCGATGCCACTCGTGTCGTCGTCCGCGCCGATGCCAAAGAGGGACGGAAGCGAAACGATTCGGGACTTGACGTCTACGATATGATCAAGTTCCAGCGGTCCAATCAAAACACGTGCATCACCCAGACTCCGGTCGTGCGGATCGGACAACCCGTGAAGAAGGGCCAGGTTTTGGCCGACGGTCCGGCCATCGATCAGGGGGAGTTGGCGCTCGGCAAGAACGTGCTGGTCGCATTCATGCCCTGGGGCGGGTACAACTTCGAAGACGCCATTCTCCTGAGCGAGAAACTGGTGCGCGAGGATGCGTTCACCTCAATTCACATCGAAGAGTTCGAGGTCGAAGCCCGTGACACCAAGCTGGGGAAGGAAGACATCACGCGCGATATTCCGAACGTCGGAGAAGAAGCTCTTCGCAATCTCGACGAGAGCGGCATCATCCGGATCGGCGCGGAAGTGAAGCCCGGCGACATTCTGGTCGGCAAGGTGACGCCGAAAGGCGAGACGCAGCTGACGCCGGAAGAAAAACTTCTTCGCGCCATCTTCGGCGAGAAGGCCGGCGACGTGAAGGATACGTCGTTGACCGTGCCTCCCGGCGTCGAGGGGATCATCGTCGATGTGAAGATTTTCTCCCGAAAGGGGCTCGACAAGGACGAGCGGTCCAAGAGCATTGAGAGCGAGGACGCGATGAAGCTCCAGCGTGATCATCACGAGGAGCTGCGCATCATCGACGAGGAAAAGACCAAGAAAGTCAGGAAGCTGCTGTTGGGGAAAGTCGTCGGTCGCGACCTCATGGATCCCGAGAGCGGCGACGTCATTTTGAAGAAGAAAGGCAAGCTGACCGCGGAGATTCTCAAGCGGCTGCCCGACGACACCGTTCGGTACATCATCCTGAGCGATCCGGACGAGCAAAAGGAGCTTGAGGACGTCGAGCGCCGGGCCAAAGAGCAGATTGAGATTCTACAGACGCTGTACGACGAGAAGGTTGGCCGCCTTAAGCGCGGGGATGAGCTGCCGCCGGGCGTCATCAAGCTCGTCAAAGTCTACATTTCGATGAAGCGGAAGATACAGGTCGGAGACAAGATGGCCGGCCGGCACGGCAACAAGGGAGTCGTGTCACGGGTTCTTCCCGAAGAGGACATGCCGTATTTGCCGGACGGGACGCCGGTGGAAATCGTATTGAACCCGCTGGGCGTGCCCTCACGTATGAACGTGGGACAGATTCTGGAAACTCACCTTGGCTGGGCCGCGAGGGCCTTGGGAATCAAGGTGGCGAGTCCCGTGTTCGACGGGGCATCAGAGAAGGAAATCAAGGACCTGCTGAAAAAGGCGAAGCTCCCATCGAGCGGGCAAACCGTCCTCATGGACGGCCGCACGGGAGAGCCCTTCGGCAGCCCGGTCACAGTCGGATACATGTACGTGCTGAAGCTGCACCATCTGGTCGACGACAAGATTCACGCACGGTCGATCGGACCCTATTCGCTCGTCACGCAGCAGCCGCTGGGCGGCAAAGCCCAGTTCGGCGGGCAGCGGTTGGGCGAAATGGAAGTCTGGGCGCTGCAGGCCTACGGTGCGGCCTCCACGCTGCAGGAATTCCTGACCGTCAAGTCCGATGACGTGCCGGGTCGGTCGCGGATGTACGAAGCAGTCGTCAAAGGGGAGCCGTTCCTGGAGCCGGGCTTGCCCGAGTCGTTCAACGTTCTGGTCAAGGAGCTGCAAAGCCTCGGACTGGACGTCGAGTTGGTCAAGACTCAAGACTAA